The following is a genomic window from Cryptococcus decagattii chromosome 2, complete sequence.
ATCTACTGAATGCGCGCGTGCAAGGGATTCGTGGGAAAGATATGAGATTTTCGATATATGCATGCAGACAGGATATTATATTAATTATAACCTACATACAGAAGATTGCAGAACTTCGTCCTGTGTCCTTTGCCATAAGTTTATGTCCTCTGTCCATGCGTCCTGTCTCAAGTCTGTAGTTCCCATCAGCTCCGGGTCTTGCTTTGTAATTTTTGGTAACTGGCATTTGCATATGAGGATCTACGGCTAAGGCTAGGTGGGTGCTCAGTTGTTGGAATTCTTAGCATTTCTTGAGGTAATTAGAGTTGTACCTGTGCCTGTTGGTTGCACACTTTCCGTGATGGGCCGACGATCTCTGGGTGGCGCACTCATGTTGCCACTTGCCATGTTCGGTGCATCGGGGTTCACGCATTGTGCATACGTAGGTGGTTCCAATGCCATTGGTAGTGGTGAGTGCCGGGTGGTGTCTGCGTTTTCTGTTCTCAGTATTTTTTTATCACTAAAACATTACTCAAATAACCTTTACACTTCACATTACAAACTCTAATAAATAACTATGTAGATCAAAGTTCACGTCGCATTTTTACATATAGCCAGACATAACATCAACTTATAGAGCTTTTTGAACCGGCCTGCTTCTGTAGTTGCCGTGGCGCTTACTACAATTGTAGCAGTTATGAGACGCCGAATATGGCAATTACGTATTAAATTcgacagcagcagcaacagtggTCCTTCAGAATCTCGACAACAACCCCGGTATCAACAATGAGAgctttcatccttcaatACTTATCAGAGCGTAGTCGCTTTGAAAGTCTTCATAGCTGAGGAACTCTCCCCAGATATATAAAAGTGCTTGACAATCCGATCATCATGCCTGCTACTAGTACAGCAGTAGGATGAACAAACACCAAGAACCAGGAGACAGAAATTATTAAAATGCTAACGAATGAAGTCTCAGATGTCGACTGCATGCGCGCCTTTATTTCGGTATATAAGTGGCATATCATATTACCGCACGGGCGTAATCCATTGTTCATATCTCTTATACCGACATCTGTCATATATACAAAGCAAGAGGGCGAATGCTGCCATTCTTGTCTTCCTACTCGTCCACTCCGCGGTTATCTACGATTGCCTGACATAGAAGGGGAATTAACATGGAGATTATTAGGAGTTCCAGAGGACAGCCGGTATCGGAGGTCTATTTCAACTGTTCAAAGAGTCAAATATTCAACCTCTATGGCAAGGCGAAATTAAAAGATTTAGTTTGCGTTTAATAATCACGACCGGCGATGCATGTTACCGATATGTTATTGGTACGGACAAACACCAGCTTATATACATGAACAGACCTGCACCATGAATGCACATGAGCATCTGTTGAGATTGCTACATTAATGTGGTGTCGGATGTATAAATATGGTATATTTGCAGTTCCATTGCAACGCCTAACAATCTAAACTGCACAACCTTGACAAGGTAGTCAGTAATTTATTGTTGGGAAGCCTGGGGAGAACAGACATGATACTTATACTTACGTGGTAAAGCATCAACCGGCCGATTTATTTTCCAGCCTCTATCGGCCGCTGCCTTCTCGCCCTGACGTCCAAATCCAAACCCACCAAATCGAGCTCCAGGTGCGGTGCTGTCCccgggaagaagagggctTTCTGAATCCCTGGTGTTCTGCCGAGAGACCCTAGGTGGTTTGTATGACGCCGACGGAGACTTTGATCCTTTCTTCTCAGTGACCATATCCCAAGCGGTGGCTGCCATACGTGTCTGAGGAGTTCTATGACAAACATGACGTTAGCGTGGaggcaagggaaagaatATTGGAACCAATGTGGTACATACAACGATGATAAATTCTCCCACGAGAAGACCAGCCGTTTTTTCTTGGCCCCTTCACGAAGGAAGATGCCCTGAATCGACCAGTGTCAAACCTTTCACATAACATTTGCAATCAAGTAAGGTTCGGCCACTTACAACAAGGATGTTGAAACAGCCGACAATGAAGAGGAGCCAGCTCGACACTTGGGGAAAGAGATCGCAGTAATGAGACAGAACTTGGGCACCGATCCTGCGTCCTGTTCAACAAGCTATACAAGGGTGAATACAATAGCGGAGTCTGCTCACAACGCTTGGAAAACTCCAAGACATCCTAGCCCATAGATCGGTCCCAATATGGGAATATAAGTCTCGAATAAGCAACGAGGTGCCCCTACTTCCGACAGGACGAGGACCAGACACTCGAACACTATAATATAGGCAAATCAGTGAGCTTTTGCTTGCTCAGGATGTTATGCTCAACTCACAGATGAAGATGCGATTAAGAATACTCCAGAAGGGACCCCCGGTTTGATCAGGAACGGTGGAGTATTCGATGTAGTCACAGCCATCCTCATCCGAAGCGGGATTTTTGATGGCCTTTATGTCACTATGAAAGGCTAAGCGAGAAACGCCTCTCTTGAACAGAGACTCACTAAACCATCGTTTCAATATTAGCAGCAAAGACAAGAAGTAGAGCGATGATGCTGAGGGCCCTCACAGCATTCAGGCCGATAAAAAGAGGACCAGAAGGTCGAGAAGACGGTAGGAATGGCTTGATATTGCTTGTGGACGTCATGATTTGAacaggaagagaagggcAGGCCAGATTACTATGATATTTCGAGCGTCTTGTAAAGCTTTTAGGGCAGTATCATCCAGCGATGGTCTTGAGAAGTAACTGGATTTGGTATGCGGACAATACACGCGAGGTTTGAAAATGAAGTCGTGAGATGTGTCCAAAGCATATCCTTGCTTGCCTACAAGCGTATATACTCGTCCTTCAACCGATCCTCTCGATGGACAGGCTAGCCGCTGAGAATGATCTGCATCATCTTGTGTCAAGAACAAAGGTCGACCTCGTCTTAAGACTTGATGTCGCTATCCAGGTCAGATAAAACAAAGCTAATTCTCGTCAAAGAAACAGATAATGATGGTACCTGTATCAACGTGTGAGCTAACAGTAGCACGGAGGCTTGTGAATATGGCAGTGTGCTTGCTTTCGTGGATCAATGCTATGGAAAGTGAAACAGATGAACAAAAAGCCAGGAAATTGCGATGAAACAACGCGCGGTATTGCTACTAATAATATAAGATGGAACAGAGTGGAGGCCGAGTTTGAGCGTGATCTCGCGGCGTTTGCAAAGTTGGCGCGTCTGTCCCTTCATTTTGGCTGGATAGAAAGAACCTGACTAGGTATATCGATAGCCGAACGCGTCGACGCGTCTTTCGCTTTATGTACAAACCAACCGACCGGAAACGCAGGCATATTGACAACTCCAAGGCCATACGGATTGAGAGTCGGATCGCAACATTGCATTATACTGCTTCCCACTGTAACCTACAGGCTAGCTCTTAACAGCTTCCAACCTCATTGCTATCTCTTCAAGGGACCAACATGCCTACTTCTACCCGAGGCGCCTTCATTGTCTTCGAAGGATTAGATCGTTGTGGAAAGTCAACACAAGTAGACCATCTAGTCCAACGTCTGGAGCGCCAGGGCCGCAGAGCACGCCTGCAAAAGTTCCCCGGTACGGGCTGTCTTGACTGTCTCGTGACTGAGCTTATATTTCAAGGTCAGATAGAACGACGCAAATAGGGAAAATGATCGACGCCTATCTGCAATCCAAGATTGAAATAGATGACCATGCCAttcacctcctcttcagtGCCAATAGGTGGGAATGCTCGTAAGCATATGCTGTTCCAAAGAAGATTGCTTGTTGGCTGACAAGTTGTGACGCCCCAGAGCAGCCATCAGGAGAGATCTAGCCAGTGGCATAACAGTCATCGCTGACCGTTATGCATTCTCGGGTATAGCTTTTTCAGCAGCCAAGGTTTGCGTTACGTTCGCATTTGTTCATGCCTCCAGGCTAACAGACGAATAGGGTTTATGTTTTGATTTCTGCTTGCAACCGGATGCGGGACTCCCTCTTCCGGACGCAACACTCTATCTCGCCTTAACCCCAGAAACAGCGGCCAGGCGTTCCGCATATGGTGAAGAGCGTTATGAGTCTGTTTCTATTCAGGAAGCCGTTCGACGACAGTTCAAACTTGTTGCCGATGAAATTAAAAACCGACATGGCACTGACAAATGGATTGAGATCGATGCTGATGGAACAGTCACGGATGTCGAAGAACGGGTATGGTCGCAGATCAGTG
Proteins encoded in this region:
- a CDS encoding thymidylate kinase encodes the protein MPTSTRGAFIVFEGLDRCGKSTQVDHLVQRLERQGRRARLQKFPDRTTQIGKMIDAYLQSKIEIDDHAIHLLFSANRWECSAAIRRDLASGITVIADRYAFSGIAFSAAKGLCFDFCLQPDAGLPLPDATLYLALTPETAARRSAYGEERYESVSIQEAVRRQFKLVADEIKNRHGTDKWIEIDADGTVTDVEERVWSQISDVVEHANGSIGDLWSS